A single window of Maylandia zebra isolate NMK-2024a linkage group LG2, Mzebra_GT3a, whole genome shotgun sequence DNA harbors:
- the LOC143420788 gene encoding uncharacterized protein LOC143420788 yields the protein MSSTQKDQHGARSQRSQEADKPHRRKGEKKHTCDECGMEFTLKASLKRHQVIHTGERPFSCDLCGKSFSRKGYLKTHQLIHSGVKAYSCDQCGRAFTHSSHLQSHLVTHSGIKAYSCDECGKSFSLKGYLKEHQLIHSGVKAYSCDQCGRAFTRSRSLQSHLVTHSEIKPYSCDECGKGFTVRAKLKRHQVIHTGERPFSCDECGKSFSLKGHLKEHQLVHSGVKAYSCDQCGRAFTRSSSLQSHLVTHSGIKPYSCDDCGKGFTVTASLKQHQVIHTGERPFSCDLCGKSFSFKRSLKEHQLIHSGVKAYSCDQCGRAFTQSSHLQSHLVTHSGIKAYSCDICGKTFSQRGYRNTHLRIHTRHDVYCCEQCGKYFTTDAHLQRHMFTHTEERPYRCDLCEKTFKAPHHLRRHQQIHTRKRLYKCSYCEKQSDTDGSSSQPCHHCGGGKDFHCDLCGKTFSQQKTLKVHQRRHTGDKLKYCKECGRSFTTSSELKQHELIHSGVKKHLCDQCGSSFTTEGELKSHKRVHTGEKPHKCRHCERSFSRSGNRNIHERTHMEGNYSCDQCDKSFRNLSSYSAHKRSHVTNKLFHCYQCAQTFTSLSALCKHQRDHSGLKSLPSLDHSESEDTERSSGFCVRLKQLEIRLHRVQIESFKLVLN from the exons gaccaacatggagccagaagtcagcgctctcaggaggccgacaaacctcacagaagaaagggagagaaaaaacacacctgtgacgagtgtgggatggagtttactctgaaggcttcactaaaacggcatcaggtcatccacactggagagagaccgttcagctgtgacttgtgtggaaagtctttttccaggaagggttacctaaaaacacaccaactcatccacagtggagttaaagcgtacagctgtgatcagtgtggcagagcttttactcacagtagccacttacagagtcatctagttacccactctggaattaaggcatacagctgtgacgagtgtggaaagtctttttccttgaagggttacctaaaagaacaccaactcatccacagtggagttaaagcgtacagctgtgatcagtgtggcagagcttttactcgcagtagaagcttacagagtcatctagttacccactctgaaattaagccatacagctgtgacgagtgtgggaagggttttactgtgagggctaaactaaaacggcatcaggtcatccacactggagagagaccgttcagctgtgacgagtgtggaaagtctttttccttgaagggtcaCCTAAAAGAACACCAActcgtccacagtggagttaaagcgtacagctgtgatcagtgtggcagagcttttactcgcagtagcagcttacagagtcatctagttacccactctggaattaagccatacagctgtgacgactgtgggaagggttttactgtgacggcttcactaaaacagcatcaggtcatccacactggagagagaccgttcagctgtgacttgtgtggaaagtctttttccttcaagCGTTCCCTAAAagaacaccaactcatccacagtggagttaaagcgtacagctgtgatcagtgtggcagagcttttactcaaagtagccacttacagagtcatctagttacccactctggaattaaggcatacagctgtgacatctgtggaaaaaccttcagccagagagggtaccgaaatacacacctacgcattcacaccagacatgatgtgtactgctgtgaacagtgtggcaaatactttacaacagacgcacacttacaacgacacatgtttacccacactgaggagagaccttatcgatgtgacctgtgtgagaagacttttaaagctccacatcacctgagacgacaccaacagatccacaccagaaagagactctacaagtgcagctactgtgag aagcagagcgacacagatggatccagttctcaaccctgtcatcactgtggtggtgggaaagactttcattgtgacctctgtggaaaaactttcagtcagcaaaagaccctaaaagtacatcaacgtagacacactggagacaaactgaaatactgcaaagaatgtgggagaagcttcaccacatcaagtgagttaaaacaacatgaactgattcacagtggggttaaaaagcacctctgtgatcagtgtgggtcatccttcaccactgaaggtgagcttaaatcacacaaacgagtccacacaggagagaaaccacacaagtgcagacactgtgagagaagcttctcacggTCAGGTAatcgtaacattcatgaacgtacacacatggaaggaaactacagctgtgaccagtgtgacaagagcttcaggaatctcagttcatactctgcacacaaacgatcccacgttactaataaactgtttcactgttaccaatgtgcccaaacattcacctcattgtctgctctgtgcaaacatcagcgcgatcactcagggctgaaatcactcccatcactggatcacagtgaatctgaagacacagaaagatcctctggtttctgtgtcagactcaaacagcttgagatcaggctccacagagttcagatagaatcatttaaacttgtgttgaactga